A genomic window from Candidatus Pelagisphaera phototrophica includes:
- a CDS encoding sulfatase family protein, which yields MKYLRFSLLVFASTVGIVAGAFAQAAKPNRLLFLSDDLTYHDIGCYSNKEIRTPNIDQLAEEGLRFEYCFNSAPICAPTRMSLYTGIHPVRNGAHPNHSRVRDRIFNY from the coding sequence ATGAAATATCTTCGCTTCAGTTTATTAGTTTTTGCTTCGACCGTTGGTATTGTGGCAGGTGCGTTTGCACAGGCCGCCAAACCGAACCGACTGCTCTTTCTGTCCGATGACCTGACTTATCACGATATCGGTTGCTATTCAAACAAAGAGATACGCACCCCGAATATCGATCAATTAGCCGAGGAAGGGTTGCGTTTCGAATACTGTTTCAACTCCGCGCCGATCTGCGCTCCCACCAGAATGAGTCTTTATACGGGAATACACCCGGTCCGCAATGGAGCGCACCCGAATCACAGCCGGGTGCGCGACCGTATTTTTAATTACTAG
- a CDS encoding DUF6152 family protein produces the protein MLLKQSIMSATLTCLCSFVLLLSPTEAHHGVTGQFDLEQVLTVSGAVNRVRFVNPHAYVYFKVENEDGDEEQWRCELRSGSLLKRKGWTVDMFEPGTRITVFGSPDRRDPKTCYTETITFEDGRVIARYDTLDTSGNKVFGERDLVREDGAPNIAGNWSEPIKNAPNPWGPSPRSEGPPAGIIFGRDGLPQKIAAPKPVGWGQQAGSASRPPPYALTDLAREEADDFTPDQNPRFQCEPTNIIFDYAFDQMMNKIEQTGSAIVLTYGFMDMVRVIHLVGGFPDEIEPSVTGCSVGEWEGDTLVVHTKGFKPGFLLAIGGRATESVRHSDQMEITERFTMSKEGDVLTREYTIVDPLYLAEPYSHSNTSLFSTERFIPYECEELKDDGPQ, from the coding sequence ATGTTATTAAAGCAATCGATTATGTCCGCCACGCTGACCTGCTTATGCAGCTTTGTTCTGTTACTCTCTCCCACCGAGGCTCACCACGGCGTTACGGGGCAATTCGATTTGGAGCAAGTCTTGACCGTGTCAGGCGCCGTGAATCGCGTTCGCTTTGTTAACCCGCACGCCTATGTGTACTTCAAGGTTGAGAATGAGGATGGTGATGAAGAGCAATGGCGTTGCGAACTGCGATCGGGTAGCTTGCTAAAACGCAAAGGTTGGACGGTCGATATGTTCGAGCCGGGGACTCGCATTACCGTGTTTGGCTCGCCAGACCGCCGAGACCCGAAAACGTGCTATACGGAAACGATTACCTTCGAAGATGGTAGGGTCATCGCGCGTTACGATACGCTGGACACTTCTGGCAACAAGGTATTTGGAGAGCGGGATTTGGTGCGGGAAGATGGAGCTCCCAACATAGCGGGGAACTGGTCGGAGCCGATCAAGAACGCTCCGAACCCTTGGGGTCCCAGCCCCAGATCGGAGGGGCCACCTGCGGGAATTATTTTCGGCAGAGACGGCCTGCCGCAGAAAATTGCCGCTCCCAAACCTGTGGGCTGGGGACAACAAGCGGGAAGCGCAAGCCGGCCGCCACCCTATGCGCTAACTGATCTTGCCCGCGAAGAAGCGGACGATTTTACCCCCGATCAAAATCCTCGTTTTCAGTGCGAGCCGACCAACATCATCTTTGATTATGCCTTTGACCAGATGATGAATAAGATCGAGCAAACGGGTTCCGCCATCGTCCTCACTTACGGGTTCATGGACATGGTTCGCGTGATACACCTGGTCGGAGGCTTTCCTGATGAAATTGAACCGAGCGTTACGGGCTGTTCCGTCGGCGAGTGGGAGGGCGATACGCTGGTGGTTCATACTAAAGGCTTCAAGCCAGGTTTTCTGCTAGCTATTGGCGGACGTGCCACAGAATCCGTCCGGCACAGCGACCAGATGGAGATCACGGAACGCTTCACAATGAGCAAAGAGGGCGATGTATTGACCCGTGAATACACGATTGTGGATCCTCTTTACTTAGCCGAACCCTACTCGCACTCGAATACGTCTTTGTTTTCGACAGAAAGGTTCATTCCTTACGAGTGCGAAGAGCTTAAGGACGATGGACCGCAGTAA
- a CDS encoding DUF1961 family protein, producing MVSAPLYNHACKLPLVLIVFACSLCLAQSPSDFEVRTDKLVYQSAMDTDTSVKDWVMEGPGQVKFADGWLEMHSPNEEMHHVYWCPEKLPSNFIAQWEMQNLHLEAGLCIVFFAATGLGGEDVMDSSLPKRDGTFSQYNNGDLKNYHISYYAHNPKLPARPVARLRRNPGKNIVYEGPPGIHSESDRVHKVTLIKNEAHIKLFVDERPIIDWIDNGDVNGPPLGVGRIALRQMQWTQFRYRNFKVWSIKSNS from the coding sequence ATGGTTTCTGCCCCACTTTACAATCACGCTTGTAAGCTTCCTTTAGTGTTAATCGTATTCGCTTGTTCACTCTGCCTGGCACAAAGCCCATCAGACTTCGAGGTCAGGACAGACAAGCTTGTCTACCAATCGGCAATGGATACAGATACCAGTGTTAAAGACTGGGTTATGGAAGGCCCCGGCCAAGTGAAATTCGCAGATGGTTGGCTAGAGATGCACTCGCCAAACGAAGAGATGCATCACGTTTACTGGTGTCCCGAGAAGCTACCTTCCAACTTCATAGCTCAATGGGAAATGCAGAACCTTCATTTAGAAGCCGGTTTATGCATCGTCTTTTTCGCCGCGACAGGATTGGGCGGCGAGGACGTAATGGATTCTTCGCTGCCGAAACGTGATGGGACATTCAGCCAATACAACAACGGCGACCTAAAGAATTATCATATTTCATACTACGCGCATAATCCCAAATTGCCTGCAAGACCTGTGGCTCGCTTGCGAAGAAACCCAGGCAAAAACATCGTTTACGAAGGACCTCCGGGCATCCATTCAGAGAGCGATCGAGTGCATAAAGTAACGCTGATCAAGAATGAGGCGCATATAAAGCTATTCGTCGACGAACGCCCTATCATCGACTGGATCGACAATGGCGATGTCAATGGTCCCCCTTTAGGTGTTGGCAGAATAGCCCTCAGGCAAATGCAGTGGACTCAATTTCGCTACCGCAATTTTAAAGTGTGGTCGATCAAGTCCAATTCGTAG
- a CDS encoding MBL fold metallo-hydrolase, with protein sequence MMHHIRFAYQGDVDIRVKDQGFSEENVTPNTAEIQPGLINDQEGVQVTAIEVNRGELIKPAFGYRLDYDGRSVVISGDTKYHPPLAEAAKGTDLLIHAVGAAKPELLESRLAWRTILNHHTVPEDVGRIFEQAQQKIAALHHFVTLTNGQIKPPTLNDISARLKTTYSGPVAIGAYLTRFVIGKDKVTVISPV encoded by the coding sequence ATGATGCATCATATACGGTTCGCCTACCAAGGGGACGTTGACATCCGAGTCAAAGACCAGGGGTTCTCCGAAGAAAACGTGACCCCCAATACGGCAGAAATCCAACCCGGTCTCATCAACGATCAAGAGGGCGTCCAAGTCACTGCCATTGAAGTCAACCGCGGCGAACTCATTAAGCCCGCTTTTGGCTACCGATTGGATTACGATGGCCGATCCGTTGTAATATCCGGGGATACCAAATACCATCCGCCCTTAGCAGAGGCGGCCAAAGGCACGGACCTACTTATCCATGCCGTTGGTGCCGCCAAGCCTGAACTGCTGGAATCGAGATTAGCCTGGAGAACCATCCTTAACCACCATACCGTACCGGAAGATGTCGGTCGTATCTTTGAGCAGGCTCAGCAAAAAATTGCTGCCCTCCACCACTTCGTCACGCTAACGAACGGGCAAATCAAACCACCGACTTTGAATGATATTTCGGCCCGCCTAAAGACCACTTACAGTGGCCCTGTGGCGATTGGGGCCTACTTGACCCGCTTCGTTATCGGAAAAGACAAGGTGACGGTCATATCACCAGTATAG
- a CDS encoding MBL fold metallo-hydrolase produces the protein MPTKTTKRLLASAALLVSLMVPCLNGQASDEADFEVIMLGVGSPPSIHRFGPATLIKAGEKYLLVDAGRGVTQRLWQLKIPLGRVTGLFVTHLHSDHVVGIPDLLLTGWLCSPFGG, from the coding sequence ATGCCAACAAAAACCACAAAGAGGCTCTTAGCAAGCGCTGCTCTACTCGTATCTCTCATGGTACCCTGCCTTAACGGGCAGGCCAGTGATGAAGCGGATTTTGAAGTCATAATGCTGGGTGTGGGATCACCACCATCCATTCATCGTTTCGGTCCCGCAACGCTCATCAAAGCCGGTGAAAAGTATCTTCTGGTCGATGCCGGCCGCGGCGTTACCCAGCGCTTGTGGCAATTGAAGATTCCCTTGGGGCGTGTTACCGGCCTTTTTGTAACGCATTTGCATTCAGACCACGTCGTCGGCATTCCGGACCTTTTATTGACCGGTTGGCTATGCTCTCCTTTTGGCGGCTAG
- a CDS encoding cytochrome c: MATLLELMLVACFLSARSEATEEEELLARGDYLVNSIVACGNCHTPRGDDHKPIAEMHLAGAFQVDRAEFTAYSPNITPDHETGIGAWSDEEIIRAIREGVRPDGTVIGPPMPIRVYREMSDTDVRAIVAYLRTIAPVRNSVPRSEYNIPLPESYGPPVDAVPDVPREDTVAYGAYVSNALGHCMECHTPLVKGAPDLSRTGLGGNVFVKPHGIELVAVSANISPHPEQGIGAWTDDEIKRAITQATSRDGRPLQPAMPFYFYEKVSDEDLEAIIAYLRSIPPQAIE; this comes from the coding sequence ATGGCGACTCTCTTAGAGCTCATGTTAGTAGCCTGTTTCTTGTCCGCTCGTTCGGAAGCAACGGAAGAGGAGGAGTTGCTCGCCCGAGGCGACTACCTCGTGAATAGTATCGTGGCCTGCGGAAACTGCCATACGCCGCGGGGTGACGATCATAAACCCATTGCCGAAATGCATTTGGCGGGCGCGTTTCAGGTCGATAGGGCAGAGTTCACTGCTTACTCGCCGAATATCACACCGGACCACGAAACAGGTATCGGTGCTTGGAGTGACGAAGAGATTATACGGGCCATTCGTGAGGGCGTGCGTCCTGATGGTACGGTAATCGGCCCTCCTATGCCAATACGTGTCTATCGCGAGATGTCTGACACCGATGTTAGAGCGATCGTAGCCTATCTGCGAACGATCGCTCCCGTGCGAAATAGCGTGCCCCGTTCCGAGTACAATATTCCCCTACCTGAGTCCTATGGACCACCTGTGGATGCCGTGCCAGATGTCCCTCGAGAGGACACGGTTGCCTACGGAGCTTATGTGTCTAACGCTTTGGGGCATTGCATGGAGTGTCACACGCCGCTGGTCAAAGGCGCTCCGGACCTAAGCCGAACCGGCTTGGGCGGAAATGTGTTTGTGAAGCCACATGGTATAGAACTCGTCGCCGTTTCGGCTAACATTTCGCCCCATCCCGAGCAGGGAATCGGAGCATGGACGGATGACGAAATAAAAAGGGCGATCACTCAGGCGACGAGCCGCGATGGGCGGCCATTGCAGCCGGCAATGCCCTTCTACTTCTATGAGAAAGTCTCTGACGAGGACTTGGAAGCGATCATCGCCTACCTGCGGTCGATACCACCCCAGGCAATCGAATAA
- a CDS encoding sulfatase: MKLIIPLLLSIFCFQLVATSKPNFLFIVSDDLNTRIGPYADASLKIHTPALDRLATEGVSFKRAYCQYPVCGPSRAAFMSGMYPETNGVTNNSFETGNHKIASPDLADHPTFAGFLRENNYYTARVSKIFHMGVPGGIERGEAGSDDPDSWDFAANIMAPETLTPGELENLSRGLHYGSRFARMILPDDMDFTQADVLATNQAIAILENRANPKPEGATNRTKFKEEDPFFLAVGLVRPHVPLIAPERHFAHYPDDEVVLSSDTLADLEDVPERAASTSNQRRYQMNREEQKKSISAYHASISFMDEQVGRLLDTLDRLELRHDTVVVFISDHGFNLGEHTAWQKSSLWEESVRVPFIVSVPGMQTAGQRSEAIVELNDLYPTILELAGFANEAPDILQGESLVPLLKDPQTFDASDYAYTIVGQDGASIRTDRWRYSRWGEEVEGSNEELYDHQRDPRENDNLARNPAHAEELKQLRSQFESARVLARQKPKG, encoded by the coding sequence ATGAAATTAATAATTCCGTTACTGCTTTCCATTTTCTGCTTTCAACTGGTAGCTACTAGTAAACCTAACTTTCTTTTCATCGTATCCGATGATCTGAACACTCGTATCGGGCCTTATGCCGACGCTTCGCTCAAGATCCATACCCCCGCCCTTGACCGTTTAGCCACTGAGGGAGTTAGTTTTAAACGTGCGTATTGCCAGTATCCAGTTTGTGGACCTTCTCGAGCTGCTTTTATGAGTGGGATGTATCCAGAAACAAATGGGGTTACAAACAATTCCTTCGAAACGGGCAATCATAAAATCGCCTCCCCAGACCTGGCCGATCACCCGACATTCGCGGGCTTCCTTCGGGAAAACAACTACTATACCGCACGTGTGTCCAAGATTTTCCATATGGGGGTTCCTGGTGGCATTGAACGCGGAGAAGCGGGATCGGACGACCCTGATTCGTGGGACTTTGCCGCTAATATAATGGCTCCGGAGACACTGACACCTGGCGAGCTGGAAAACCTTTCGCGGGGATTGCACTATGGCTCCCGCTTTGCCCGTATGATCTTACCCGACGATATGGATTTTACCCAGGCAGATGTTTTGGCCACCAATCAAGCCATAGCCATCCTCGAAAACCGTGCTAACCCAAAGCCAGAGGGCGCTACCAATCGTACCAAGTTCAAGGAGGAGGATCCCTTCTTCCTCGCGGTGGGTCTGGTCCGTCCGCATGTGCCCCTTATCGCTCCGGAACGACATTTCGCCCACTATCCGGATGATGAGGTCGTGCTGTCTAGCGATACGCTGGCAGACCTGGAAGACGTTCCCGAGCGGGCTGCTTCAACCAGCAATCAACGGCGTTACCAGATGAACCGGGAGGAGCAAAAAAAGTCCATCTCTGCCTATCACGCCAGTATCAGCTTTATGGATGAACAGGTGGGCCGACTCCTGGATACTCTTGACCGACTGGAACTCCGCCATGATACGGTCGTGGTGTTTATTTCCGATCATGGGTTCAATCTGGGTGAGCACACCGCATGGCAAAAGAGTAGCCTTTGGGAGGAAAGCGTTCGGGTGCCCTTTATCGTCTCGGTTCCCGGCATGCAAACGGCGGGTCAACGCAGCGAGGCCATTGTTGAGCTAAACGACCTTTATCCTACAATACTAGAACTGGCTGGATTCGCGAACGAAGCCCCTGACATTCTACAGGGAGAAAGTCTGGTGCCATTGCTGAAGGATCCACAAACGTTCGATGCCAGCGATTATGCCTACACGATCGTCGGTCAAGATGGCGCTTCTATCCGCACGGACCGATGGCGCTACAGTCGCTGGGGCGAGGAGGTCGAAGGCAGCAACGAAGAACTCTACGATCATCAACGGGATCCACGAGAAAACGATAACTTGGCTCGGAATCCAGCCCACGCTGAAGAACTGAAACAGCTCCGCAGCCAATTTGAATCCGCTCGTGTCCTGGCCAGACAAAAGCCAAAGGGCTGA
- the nhaC gene encoding Na+/H+ antiporter NhaC has product MSTPRNDPLIPVPPLWIPLIPIAFLLASMGITILVFGKDPHIPLALTAIVTALVARLNGAPWSALEKGMLHGIAVGTKAIIILMVIGMLIAVWMIAGVVPYLISLGLELLNPKVFLPATCVICTVISLSTGSSWTTASTVGVALMGVGNGLAMPPAMVAGAIVSGAYFGDKMSPLSDSTNLAPAVTGVELFDHIRHMAYTTAPAFLLSLILYSIIGYSASQSDVSTMEVQEMQTVLSSQFHLSPLLLLPPVVVIVMSIMRLSALPALAAAVGAGAIIAIALQKADIADLVNVMHYGYESSTGETSIDELLSGGGLDKMMWTVSLILCALSLGGIMEGSRMLESVAAAILKGVHSTGALVTATVGTCFATNIVAPDQYLSIIVPGRMYSEAYQRRKLHPKNLSRTVEDAGTLSSPLVPWNTCGATMMSVLLVNPFAYLPYAFFNLLTPLFAVLWAYLNIGQAPVETDAKATPPSAKKTNTDGCL; this is encoded by the coding sequence ATGAGCACCCCTCGTAACGACCCACTTATCCCAGTACCACCGCTTTGGATTCCTCTGATTCCGATCGCCTTCCTGCTCGCTTCCATGGGAATTACCATTCTCGTTTTCGGGAAAGACCCGCATATTCCGCTAGCTTTGACAGCAATCGTTACGGCACTGGTTGCCCGCTTAAACGGAGCTCCCTGGTCAGCTCTCGAAAAAGGAATGCTACATGGTATCGCAGTCGGAACTAAAGCGATCATCATCTTGATGGTGATCGGCATGCTCATTGCGGTCTGGATGATCGCAGGAGTGGTGCCGTATTTGATCTCGCTTGGGCTAGAGCTTCTCAACCCGAAAGTCTTTTTGCCCGCTACCTGCGTGATTTGCACCGTGATTTCCCTCTCAACGGGCAGTTCCTGGACAACTGCAAGCACTGTGGGAGTGGCTTTAATGGGCGTAGGAAATGGGTTGGCCATGCCCCCCGCCATGGTGGCGGGAGCCATCGTATCAGGAGCGTACTTCGGCGACAAGATGTCCCCTCTTAGTGATTCCACGAATCTGGCTCCAGCCGTAACCGGTGTGGAACTATTCGACCACATTCGGCACATGGCTTACACCACTGCCCCCGCCTTTTTATTATCACTCATATTGTATTCTATTATCGGTTACTCAGCGAGTCAGTCTGACGTTTCGACAATGGAAGTTCAGGAAATGCAAACCGTGCTTTCTTCTCAATTTCACTTAAGCCCCCTCTTACTTCTTCCACCAGTAGTGGTCATTGTCATGAGTATAATGCGTCTCAGTGCACTTCCCGCCCTCGCCGCGGCTGTGGGAGCTGGAGCAATAATTGCAATAGCTCTGCAAAAGGCTGACATTGCTGACCTAGTCAATGTCATGCATTACGGATACGAGTCTTCAACTGGTGAGACGTCGATCGACGAATTGCTGTCAGGCGGTGGACTCGACAAGATGATGTGGACCGTTTCCCTAATACTCTGTGCTTTGAGCCTGGGAGGCATCATGGAAGGAAGCCGCATGCTCGAGAGTGTCGCTGCGGCTATTTTGAAGGGCGTTCACAGCACCGGAGCTCTGGTTACCGCTACCGTAGGAACCTGCTTTGCCACCAATATCGTGGCACCCGATCAGTACCTTTCAATCATTGTGCCAGGACGCATGTACAGCGAGGCCTATCAGCGACGGAAACTCCACCCAAAAAACTTGTCTCGAACCGTTGAAGACGCGGGGACGCTCAGCTCGCCTCTTGTGCCATGGAATACGTGTGGCGCTACTATGATGAGTGTGCTGCTGGTCAATCCGTTTGCTTACTTACCTTACGCTTTCTTCAATCTGCTAACACCCCTTTTTGCGGTACTTTGGGCGTATTTGAATATTGGGCAAGCACCCGTTGAGACAGACGCCAAAGCCACTCCGCCATCGGCAAAAAAAACGAATACAGACGGCTGTCTTTAG
- a CDS encoding P1 family peptidase has protein sequence MIRSLITSVLTIFLVAQLGFANAKRARDWGIPFEGVPGKFNAITDVSGVAVGHATIVKGSGSLRIGKGPVRTGVTAILPTGHDYRPVFASYSSLNGNGEMTGTAWIDESGFLEEPILFTNTHSVGAVYEASIHWRRARSFHNSDTETGWASLPVVGETWDGRLNDIHGHHVKRKHVLEALDAAQGGPIAEGNVGGGTGMVCHQFKSGIGTASRITKSGYTIGAIVQANYGRREDLTIAGVRVGLRFNDLMPEIHSSPQSGEGNSILVVIATDAPLLPHQLKRLCRRVPLGIGRTGGYGANSSGDFFLAFSTAVIEETENEELHRVTMLDNASIDQLFQATIQATEEAILNALTAAETMEGINGTVIHALPMQRVAEALGVN, from the coding sequence ATGATAAGATCATTGATAACCAGTGTACTCACAATCTTTCTCGTGGCCCAACTAGGCTTCGCAAACGCTAAACGGGCCCGTGATTGGGGCATTCCTTTTGAGGGCGTTCCAGGCAAGTTCAATGCAATCACCGACGTATCGGGAGTCGCGGTCGGACACGCCACGATCGTGAAAGGTTCTGGAAGCCTAAGAATCGGCAAAGGCCCCGTTCGAACTGGGGTGACCGCAATCCTGCCAACGGGCCATGACTATCGGCCCGTCTTCGCTTCCTACTCGAGTCTCAACGGCAATGGAGAGATGACTGGAACTGCCTGGATCGACGAGTCCGGATTTCTGGAAGAGCCGATTCTCTTCACCAATACACACAGTGTGGGCGCTGTCTACGAAGCATCCATTCACTGGCGACGAGCCAGGAGCTTTCATAATTCGGACACCGAAACAGGATGGGCCTCTTTGCCCGTCGTTGGGGAAACGTGGGACGGTCGCCTCAACGACATTCATGGCCACCACGTCAAGCGAAAGCATGTCTTAGAGGCTCTGGATGCCGCCCAAGGTGGGCCGATCGCGGAAGGCAATGTTGGCGGTGGAACCGGGATGGTATGCCATCAGTTTAAGAGCGGTATCGGTACCGCTTCACGTATTACAAAAAGTGGATACACAATCGGGGCGATTGTCCAAGCCAACTATGGTCGGCGCGAAGATCTGACCATCGCAGGGGTTCGAGTAGGGCTGCGATTCAACGATTTAATGCCAGAAATCCATTCATCACCACAGTCCGGCGAAGGTAACTCCATTCTGGTCGTGATAGCGACTGACGCGCCATTACTACCACATCAGCTAAAGCGCTTGTGCCGGCGCGTTCCTCTTGGCATCGGGCGCACTGGGGGTTATGGAGCAAACTCTTCTGGCGACTTCTTCCTCGCATTTAGCACCGCGGTAATCGAAGAAACCGAAAACGAGGAACTACACCGGGTTACCATGCTGGACAATGCTTCGATCGACCAATTATTCCAGGCGACGATCCAAGCAACCGAAGAGGCTATTTTGAACGCGCTCACCGCTGCGGAAACTATGGAGGGGATTAATGGTACCGTCATCCACGCCTTGCCCATGCAGCGGGTCGCGGAAGCGCTGGGAGTCAACTAG
- a CDS encoding sulfatase, translated as MKCLPPLLVAIASLSLFAAEKKPNVLLICVDDLRPELNCYGVDYIHSPNIDRLAAEGRAFYKHYVQAPTCGASRYTLLTGTYGGPSNTALFDRAEDLARNANASPPSMPAWFRQNGYRTISVGKVSHHPGGRGGPDWDDQTIPEMPLSWDRHLLRAGAWQHPRGWMHGQAHGEIRGDASQMDLLQAYEGPDHIYPDGISSDQAIEQLESLATKENDKPFFLAFGILRPHLPFGAPKKYLDLYADAELPEVPHPRKPKGRTTWHKSGEFYKYKRDGMDPNTNADYSLQVRKHYAACVSYADAQVGRLLDRLDSLGIRDNTIIVLWGDHGWHLGEHSIWGKHSLFEESLRSPLIISYPGMPSPGKLSHSMVETVDVFPTLVELSGIPKAKYVDGVSLKPILEEPETPGHDAFGYFSRGYGHTIRTKTHRMIAHTDGYIELYDHRTLEGETRNVADHQLEIVAQLKAKIEKRFKNK; from the coding sequence ATGAAATGCCTTCCACCCCTACTAGTCGCAATCGCGTCGCTCAGTCTGTTCGCTGCGGAAAAGAAGCCGAATGTACTCCTTATTTGCGTAGACGACTTAAGACCGGAATTAAACTGCTACGGGGTCGACTACATCCACTCTCCAAATATCGATAGGCTCGCCGCGGAAGGTCGCGCCTTCTACAAGCATTACGTCCAAGCCCCCACCTGCGGTGCGTCGCGCTACACACTACTAACCGGAACATACGGCGGTCCCAGCAACACGGCTCTGTTTGATCGGGCGGAGGACCTCGCCAGAAATGCAAATGCCTCTCCTCCTAGCATGCCCGCTTGGTTTCGTCAAAATGGCTATCGCACAATCTCGGTAGGAAAAGTGTCCCATCACCCTGGCGGTCGCGGAGGCCCCGATTGGGACGATCAAACCATTCCGGAAATGCCCCTTTCCTGGGATCGACACTTACTTAGGGCCGGTGCCTGGCAACACCCCAGAGGCTGGATGCACGGACAAGCCCATGGAGAAATTCGAGGTGACGCCAGTCAGATGGACCTACTTCAAGCTTATGAGGGTCCGGACCATATCTACCCGGATGGCATCAGCTCCGACCAGGCAATCGAGCAGCTTGAATCCCTTGCAACAAAGGAAAACGACAAGCCTTTCTTTCTGGCATTCGGCATCCTCCGACCACATTTGCCTTTCGGTGCTCCCAAGAAATATCTGGATCTCTACGCAGACGCTGAACTCCCGGAAGTACCTCACCCTCGGAAACCGAAGGGCCGTACAACCTGGCACAAGTCGGGAGAATTTTATAAGTACAAGCGTGACGGCATGGACCCCAACACCAATGCCGACTACTCTTTGCAAGTCCGCAAACACTATGCGGCCTGTGTCAGCTATGCCGATGCACAAGTAGGTCGCCTACTCGATCGCCTCGACTCTCTCGGTATCCGCGATAACACTATTATTGTCCTTTGGGGTGATCACGGATGGCACTTGGGAGAACATTCGATATGGGGCAAACACTCCCTCTTCGAGGAATCCCTCCGCTCACCACTTATTATCAGCTACCCAGGCATGCCCAGTCCTGGCAAGCTAAGTCATTCCATGGTCGAAACCGTGGACGTTTTCCCGACACTCGTCGAACTCTCTGGTATTCCGAAAGCGAAGTACGTCGACGGCGTATCCCTGAAACCCATACTTGAGGAACCCGAAACCCCGGGACACGACGCCTTCGGTTATTTTAGCAGAGGCTATGGTCATACCATACGCACTAAAACACATCGAATGATCGCTCATACAGATGGCTACATCGAGCTCTACGATCACCGTACTCTAGAAGGTGAAACCCGCAACGTCGCGGACCATCAACTGGAAATAGTCGCTCAACTCAAAGCAAAAATCGAAAAGCGATTTAAAAACAAGTAG